In Planctobacterium marinum, the DNA window ATTGGGTAAAACTGCGCTGGATGAAAATGATGGTTTATTTATTGGTACTTATGCAGGTGCCGCCTCCAATCCAGATACCAACACTTATTTCAATGAGGCCGATGCAATTTTAGCCCTTGGAGTTATCTTTACCGATGACTACCTGGATGTTCTGGAAAAGCAGTTCGCCGATATCATTAACATGAATTCTCAGGAAGCACGGGTGGGCTTTGACCATTTTAAAAATGTGCACATGGCGGAGTTTATTGAAACCCTGTGCCATAAATTTGAGCATAGCTGTGATTTTCCACTAATGGATGTATCCCTGCCGCTCATTCCGACAATGCCTGCGCTATCGCCAGAACTGCTGCAGCAGGCGTTAGGCTATAAAACCTTTTTTGAGGTGTTGTGGGCCTGGTTGGTGGAAGAGGAATTATTGGCAACAACAAACCTCATCTTGGGCGAAAGTTCCTCTTTGTATCAGGCTGCGAGATTAACGGGTATGCCAAGAGACAGTTTTGTGGGAGATGCCGCCTGGGGTTCGCTGGGCCATGAAACTGGCTGTGTTACGGGCACTTCCATGGCCAGTGATAAACGCAGTCTGGTGGTAGCGGGAGATGGCGGCTTTATGATGATGTGTCAGGCTTTGTCTACCGTATCTCGCAATAACCTGGATGCCGTGGTGTTCGTCATGAGCAATGGGGTTTATGCCATTGAACAATCCTTTGTGGATGTATGCGCTTTTACCCCTGATGGCAAATTTGCCCCCTTTGATATATTGCCCAAGTGGGATTACATGGGATTAGCCCAAGCCTATAATATGCCCGGCTATCAGGTACAAAATTGTGAGCAACTATTGGAGGTGTTGCAGGGTATTCAGATACAGCCACAACAAGCAGCACTAGTGGAAGTGTTAATACCGGAGCACGATTTGGCCCCGGCACTTGAGGATTTGGTGAAATCTATTACTGGAAAATCACCGGCCGATTGTAAATAGTCCGCAGAAATAAAGGTTAAAACTCATCCTGTAATCAGGCGGCTTGTCTGGCTTGCTGGGTGAGTTTAACTAACTCCGTTCGCACATCCCCGCCAGACTGACACACTCGCTCAAAGGGTACATAGTAGTTGCGCTTTTCTGTGCGCATGTAAAAGCCCTGGCTCTGGATACCACTCATTTGTGGATTGTTATCATCAACACCGTGATGCTGTGCCAAAATTAAAGCCATGGCGTCGACGTGATCCTCATTCATGTGAGCAATCATACGAGATTCCGTGGCAAAGTCCCAAGGGCTGGCTGCGCTTTGCCACTCCTCTGGCTCTATCCAGAAAATCTTGCCGAACCCGCCGATGTAGCGCACCCGCACGATGTCCATTTGCCAAACGTGAAAATCGTGGGCCTGTTTGTAAGACTCTGCTTCCGGATAGCGCATGATATAGCGCTGTAAAACCAGCTCGGCTTGCTCTGAGTCGAGCTTTTTGGCATCACCTACTAAAGTTACCCGTCCATGGGCATTTTGGTCCCCTTCTAGTGCCTGCTCAAAAACCGTGACACTCATCCGACAATCGTGACTGAGGTTTTTAGCATGTTGCGCAATGTCACTGATGTAAAAGTACAGTTTACCCTCACTACAGCTGATAAAGGGTGTGACTGAGCCAAAAGGATAACCTCTAAGGTTATGAGAAATCGTAGACACAACACCACTTTGGGCGCTGTGTACCAGGTGTTTGGCTTCAGAAAGTGCTTGTGATCTCATTGTCTGTCTCCGCAGGTTGAGAAAAAATCATAGGAACATTCAGGATGGGATGAGGTTCGATGTGCATCCTGGTGTGATAAATGGGTTCGAGTAACTCGGGGGTCAGTACCGCTTGGCTCTCGTCGTGACGTAATAACTGACCTTTATGCAGAAGTATTACTTCATCGGCATACAGAGACGCAAGGTTCATATCGTGAATGGCCACAATGGCGCTATTGCCGGTCTGCACAAAGTCTTTGGTTACCTGAAGCAGACGATGCTGATAGCGCAGATCCAATGCGGACGTGGGCTCATCCAGTAACAGCAGTTTATTGCGACAGCCTTCAGAAAAGGCATCCAGTTGCGCCAGGCAGCGAGCCATATTAACCCGCTGCAACTGTCCACCTGAGAGTTGTCCGGTATGACGCTGTATCAACGATTGTAAATCCAGCAATTGGATTAACTGGGCCACACGCTTTTGCTTTTGAACATTAGATTCCTGGATAGCAAAGCGACCCATGGCGATAAATTCGGGTACTTCAAAATGAAAGTTCAACGCATTTTGCTGCATCATTACCGCGCGGCTTTGGGCCAGCACTTTAGCAGGCCAATCAGACAGGGGCTTATTTAAAAGCCTGATTTGGCCATTAAACGGCAGGCTCCCTGCAATGGCATGCAGTAGCGTTGATTTGCCTGCGCCGTTTTCACCCACCAGAGCCACCAGTTTGCCGGGCTTGATAGTGCAGCTAAGGTTACTCAGAATCTTGCTATGACCACGTGATACATTGACAGATTGTAATTGCAGCATGATGTCAGTCTCTCAGATTAGCGCATTGCTGAGCGCAATTGGCGATGCAATAGCCAGATAAACAAGGGAGCACCCAACAAGGCTGTGACTATGCCTATGGGGAGTTCGGCAGGCAGTACTATCACTCTGGCAACCCAGTCGGAAGCTAATATCACCAGTGCCCCAAGTAACAGGCTGACGGGCATCATGGCACGCATGTTGGTACCCACTAAAATTCGCGCCAGATGTGGTACCACCAGGCCAATAAAACCAATCAGTCCCGTAAGAGCAACTGCAGCGCCGACACCAATAGCCACAAATAGTACGATTTGATTTTTCAGGCGGGAGATGTTGATACCAGCATATTCAGCTTCGGTTTCTCCCAGCAGTAATAAGCTCATTTCTTTGCGCTTCAGCCACAACCCCACAATACAAATGAGAAACAAGGGCAGGGCGGAGAATAAAGTGCTCCATGTGGCACCAGCAAGTGAACCCATGGTCCAGTAATTGATCAGACGCAAAGAGCTGTCGTCCGCGTAAAAGCTAAACAAACCAATCAGGGCAAAAGATAAGGCGTTGATGGCAACCCCAATCAGGATCAAGGCGGTAACCTGGATGCCAGCACCACTTTGAGCGAATCGATACACCAGCATGGTGACCAGTAAGGCGCCGCAAAATGCACCATAGGGAAGAAGCGCTTCAGCGTTAAAATTAAAATTTGGGGCAAAAGCGATGAGCGCCACTGCAACAACCGCCGCGCCAGAGCTGATACCAATCACGGATGGGTCCGCCAGTGGATTGCGACACAAAGCTTGGGTGGCCGCGCCAGTCTGTGCCAGTACAGCACCAATCAGTAATGCCAGACACAATCGCGGCAAACGAATATCCGTGACAATATTCAATTGCAGTGGCGAAAACTGTGGCCAGGCGTCAGGTGCCAACCAGGCTACGGCAAGTTTTAAATCCCAGCCCGCAGGGCCAAAGCTTAAGGACGTTATGCTGGCCATCAATACTAGTGCGCCCAAGGCCAGTAATAGCGTATGGCGCTTGTGCTGTCTCTGTTGAAAACCCACTGAAACGGTATTGCATCGCAGCAATTTAGTCTCAGAAGGACTGCTGGCAATGGAGTGCATCAGTTAACCTCTTCCCAGCGGTTAACAGCTTCGATGGCTTTTGCCAGGCGTGGGGTCATACCCAGCGACATCAAAGAATCCATAACCAAGAGACGGCATTCTTGCGCGGCGGAAAGCAATCTTAAAACTGCCGCCTGACAAAATGCTTGTCTGCCACCCATACCCCTGACCACATGCTCTGGTGCCACCAGAAAATCCGGTTGCTGTAATGCCAGTGACTCGCTGTTAAGGCCTTTAAATCCAAAGTGACTGCTGGCCAGATTTTGAATACCGTTGTAGTCAAATAATAATTGGGGAACGGTTTCCTTACCCGCCGCTATCAAACCTCTGTCTCCCGCAGATAACAAGTAAACAGCTTTGGTGTCGCTCAGTTGTTTTTTAACAGGTAGGGAAGATTGTATTTTTGTTTGTAATAACGTGGCGGCGTTTTGGCGATTGAGGTCGTCACCTAATTCGGCGATCAGTGACATTAAATCATCCACCGATTTCGGCTTAGCGTAGATACGCACATCAACGCCAATGGCGGCAATTTGCTCTAATACCTCAGGACTACCTGCGCCTTCAAGGGCCATGAGTTTATCGGGCATAAAGGCCAGAACCCCCTCTGCGGCAAGCTCTCGGTAGTAGCCCACCATAGGCAGGTCAGTGGCGGCTGCTGGGTATTGACTGGATTGATCCACTGCAACAACGCTCTCGCCAGCACCCAAGGCGAAAACAATTTCTGTGATTGTGCCGCCCGCTGTAATGATTCTGGGGTCTGCCGCACTTTTTGGGGAGGCGGTGCTATGAGCGGAAAAACACACAATCCATAGCAGCGCGGCAAAACGCAGCATTGATGACACTGACAGTATCTCCCGAGAGAGTGGTTTTGAGACTGGCAAACTTAAAGCCATGTTGCGGTTTCCTGATGATGATGTTGCTCGACTTTTTTCAGGATACAAAATTTAAATACAAATGCAAATAGTTATTATTTAGATTGATATCAGGGTGGGAGTTTGTTTAGAATTGCTCAAATCTAAATGAGAACTATTATCAAAAAATAAGCGAGCACAACCCCGTATGCAATCTGAACAATCCCTGTCACTTTCCAAGTCTCATACTCGTACTAATCAAATGACTCTTATCGCAGCCGCTATTTCCGCGACGCTCTGTGTCCCCACCATGCACGTCTCTGCTGAAGAAGCCGATGCCTTTGAGGGGGAGACTATGGTTATCTCAGGCTCTCGTATAGAACAAAAGCTAGAAGACACCGCTGGCAGTGTTTCTGTAGTTACAGCTGAAGATATTAATCAGTTTATGATGACGGATCTTAAATCCTTATTCCGTTATGAGCCGGGTATTTCCACTTCAGGCTCTGGCGCGCAGCCGCAAACACTTACCGTACGTGGTGTTGGCGGCAATCGCTTGGTATATATTAAAGACGGTAGACGCAGTAATGATGGTTACGCCGGAGGCGGTGGCTTTATTGTTGGCCGAGGCTATTTTAATACTGATACTGTGCAACAAATCGAAGTTGCCAAGGGCGCGGCATCTTCGCTTTATGGCTCCGATGGTCTTGGTGGCATTGTGGTGATCACGACTAAGGATCCAGAAGATTACCTGCAAGGCGATTCCTATTTTCTGGGAGCTGGT includes these proteins:
- a CDS encoding HugZ family protein produces the protein MRSQALSEAKHLVHSAQSGVVSTISHNLRGYPFGSVTPFISCSEGKLYFYISDIAQHAKNLSHDCRMSVTVFEQALEGDQNAHGRVTLVGDAKKLDSEQAELVLQRYIMRYPEAESYKQAHDFHVWQMDIVRVRYIGGFGKIFWIEPEEWQSAASPWDFATESRMIAHMNEDHVDAMALILAQHHGVDDNNPQMSGIQSQGFYMRTEKRNYYVPFERVCQSGGDVRTELVKLTQQARQAA
- a CDS encoding FecCD family ABC transporter permease; the protein is MHSIASSPSETKLLRCNTVSVGFQQRQHKRHTLLLALGALVLMASITSLSFGPAGWDLKLAVAWLAPDAWPQFSPLQLNIVTDIRLPRLCLALLIGAVLAQTGAATQALCRNPLADPSVIGISSGAAVVAVALIAFAPNFNFNAEALLPYGAFCGALLVTMLVYRFAQSGAGIQVTALILIGVAINALSFALIGLFSFYADDSSLRLINYWTMGSLAGATWSTLFSALPLFLICIVGLWLKRKEMSLLLLGETEAEYAGINISRLKNQIVLFVAIGVGAAVALTGLIGFIGLVVPHLARILVGTNMRAMMPVSLLLGALVILASDWVARVIVLPAELPIGIVTALLGAPLFIWLLHRQLRSAMR
- a CDS encoding alpha-keto acid decarboxylase family protein; its protein translation is MSRNNALKSRAKKAHFSVADYLLTRLQQLGLDKVFQVPGDYVAEFMDALENFEGIDAIGDVNELGAGYAADGYARYKGIGAVSVQFGVGTFSVLNAIAGSYVERNPVVVISASPTTQNRITIQETGVLFHHSTGRLGADRNVFSNVTVAAEILSDAKKAPQQIDEALTQAITHRRPIYLEAWQDVWGMHCPEPQGELSPIKKPSQKASLEAMLQQALEKIKRARQPVVLVGVEIARFGLQEQVLELLRASGLPYATTTLGKTALDENDGLFIGTYAGAASNPDTNTYFNEADAILALGVIFTDDYLDVLEKQFADIINMNSQEARVGFDHFKNVHMAEFIETLCHKFEHSCDFPLMDVSLPLIPTMPALSPELLQQALGYKTFFEVLWAWLVEEELLATTNLILGESSSLYQAARLTGMPRDSFVGDAAWGSLGHETGCVTGTSMASDKRSLVVAGDGGFMMMCQALSTVSRNNLDAVVFVMSNGVYAIEQSFVDVCAFTPDGKFAPFDILPKWDYMGLAQAYNMPGYQVQNCEQLLEVLQGIQIQPQQAALVEVLIPEHDLAPALEDLVKSITGKSPADCK
- a CDS encoding heme ABC transporter ATP-binding protein; protein product: MLQLQSVNVSRGHSKILSNLSCTIKPGKLVALVGENGAGKSTLLHAIAGSLPFNGQIRLLNKPLSDWPAKVLAQSRAVMMQQNALNFHFEVPEFIAMGRFAIQESNVQKQKRVAQLIQLLDLQSLIQRHTGQLSGGQLQRVNMARCLAQLDAFSEGCRNKLLLLDEPTSALDLRYQHRLLQVTKDFVQTGNSAIVAIHDMNLASLYADEVILLHKGQLLRHDESQAVLTPELLEPIYHTRMHIEPHPILNVPMIFSQPAETDNEITSTF
- a CDS encoding heme/hemin ABC transporter substrate-binding protein codes for the protein MALSLPVSKPLSREILSVSSMLRFAALLWIVCFSAHSTASPKSAADPRIITAGGTITEIVFALGAGESVVAVDQSSQYPAAATDLPMVGYYRELAAEGVLAFMPDKLMALEGAGSPEVLEQIAAIGVDVRIYAKPKSVDDLMSLIAELGDDLNRQNAATLLQTKIQSSLPVKKQLSDTKAVYLLSAGDRGLIAAGKETVPQLLFDYNGIQNLASSHFGFKGLNSESLALQQPDFLVAPEHVVRGMGGRQAFCQAAVLRLLSAAQECRLLVMDSLMSLGMTPRLAKAIEAVNRWEEVN